In Desulfomonile tiedjei, the following proteins share a genomic window:
- a CDS encoding GldG family protein → MKANGLQRQLLLGGGTAAGILIFLAIIVAIQYIILQHPKRWDLTGTGKYTLAEQSKKVLGTFKDKKIPVEVLAFYETKDQAQRENVRDLLNQYRDVYADFTYSFVDPDRDRVTAVQNKVEAYPTVVLKAGKKDERISAADEETLTNALLKLLRTENKKAYLLKGHGELSPGTTEAEGFSVAKEQIEKQNYTVADLVLMQTPSVPKDASILIIAGPKTDPVDPELDSIREYLNRGGSLLVFLKPFKTPKLAAMLKDYGFETRDDIIVDRMSRVFGGDLLMPVVTTYIKFPITKNFDLASFFPEARSVKVAEKPAPDVAPKELCLTSPVSWTISEEQLQSGKADIDENFGMKGPIPVMAVSTVTYPDSTEQAASAEKGTSQEPKAEAEPPKPKKARIAVFGSSLIASNKFFKLQGNGDLIMNSIAWLAEDENLIAIRPKSGKSQPIVLTASESLAFLAIPVFLMPLAWIILGAAVYFYRRRSVIA, encoded by the coding sequence ATGAAAGCCAACGGATTGCAAAGACAGCTACTATTAGGAGGCGGGACTGCCGCCGGGATTTTGATATTCCTGGCGATCATCGTCGCCATCCAATACATAATATTGCAGCATCCCAAGAGGTGGGACCTTACCGGGACCGGTAAATACACCCTGGCCGAGCAGAGCAAGAAAGTCCTGGGAACCTTTAAGGACAAAAAGATCCCTGTCGAAGTCCTAGCTTTTTATGAAACCAAGGATCAGGCCCAGCGAGAGAACGTTCGCGACCTGCTCAATCAATACAGAGACGTGTATGCGGATTTCACTTACTCCTTTGTAGACCCGGATAGAGACAGAGTTACCGCAGTGCAAAACAAAGTCGAAGCCTACCCTACCGTCGTGCTGAAGGCCGGGAAAAAGGACGAGCGCATATCCGCCGCGGACGAGGAAACACTCACCAATGCGCTACTGAAGCTACTGCGAACCGAAAACAAGAAAGCGTACCTGCTGAAGGGCCACGGAGAGTTATCGCCCGGAACAACTGAAGCTGAGGGATTTAGCGTTGCAAAAGAGCAGATCGAGAAGCAGAACTATACGGTGGCAGATCTGGTTCTCATGCAAACCCCATCAGTGCCGAAAGACGCCAGCATCCTGATAATTGCCGGACCCAAGACCGATCCGGTGGATCCTGAGTTGGACTCCATCAGAGAGTACCTCAACCGTGGAGGTAGCCTCCTGGTTTTTCTGAAGCCCTTCAAGACGCCCAAGCTGGCAGCCATGCTAAAGGACTACGGATTTGAGACCAGAGACGATATTATCGTTGATCGCATGAGCCGGGTGTTCGGCGGAGACTTATTGATGCCCGTGGTTACCACCTATATCAAGTTCCCTATAACCAAGAACTTCGACCTAGCTTCGTTTTTCCCCGAGGCCAGGTCCGTGAAAGTCGCAGAGAAACCGGCTCCTGATGTGGCGCCCAAAGAGCTGTGCTTAACTAGCCCTGTTTCTTGGACAATCAGTGAGGAACAGCTTCAGTCGGGCAAGGCGGACATCGATGAAAACTTCGGGATGAAAGGCCCCATCCCGGTCATGGCCGTTTCCACTGTCACTTACCCTGACTCGACGGAGCAGGCAGCCTCAGCGGAAAAGGGAACATCGCAAGAGCCCAAAGCCGAGGCGGAGCCTCCCAAACCTAAGAAAGCCAGGATAGCAGTCTTTGGCAGTTCGCTCATCGCATCAAACAAGTTCTTCAAATTACAGGGGAACGGCGATCTGATCATGAACTCTATCGCATGGTTGGCCGAAGATGAAAACCTCATCGCAATCCGGCCGAAATCAGGCAAATCGCAACCGATAGTGTTGACGGCAAGCGAGTCGCTCGCGTTTCTGGCGATCCCGGTTTTTCTGATGCCTTTGGCCTGGATTATTCTAGGGGCCGCGGTTTACTTTTATCGCCGACGCTCGGTTATTGCATGA